A genomic region of Fusarium oxysporum Fo47 chromosome VI, complete sequence contains the following coding sequences:
- a CDS encoding Pyruvate/Phosphoenolpyruvate kinase-like domain-containing protein, producing the protein MAAPIPHPMREKLLRDEVAYTMSIKLVKSIEIAGMAKTAGYDGILVDMEHSSFDLETTNQLCVAALYAGISPIVRAPSKDPFFVSRILDGGALGIIVPHIRSVQDAQDVVNAAKFQPIGHRSSTNGLPHHQFRSIPAKVSNPVTNAATMVIPMIETLEALELVDEIAALPGVDSLLIGTNDLTAEMGIPGDYENPRVTEAYERTIAACKKHGKWLGVGGLHARLDLVEKFCKMGARWVMAATDGPLLLGAATKRGTEMAALNASVVKSQQANGHSVETKTTNGVVTNGSTNGAVTNGNGITNGATNGVPVAA; encoded by the coding sequence ATGGCTGCACCTATTCCCCACCCCATGCGAGAGAAGCTTCTCCGTGATGAAGTCGCCTACACTATGAGcatcaagctcgtcaagTCCATCGAGATAGCCGGCATGGCCAAGACAGCTGGCTACGATGGCATTCTCGTAGACATGGAGCACTCCtcctttgatcttgagacgACAAACCAACTATGTGTCGCTGCTCTCTACGCTGGCATCTCCCCTATCGTCCGAGCCCCCAGCAAGGATCCCTTCTTCGTCTCAAGAATTCTCGACGGCGGCGCTCTTGGAATCATCGTTCCTCACATCCGTTCTGTACAAGACGCTCAAGATGTCGTCAACGCAGCCAAGTTCCAGCCCATTGGTCACCGTTCCTCCACCAACGGTCTCCCCCATCATCAATTCCGCTCCATCCCCGCCAAGGTCTCCAACCCCGTCACAAACGCCGCTACCATGGTCATCCCCATGATCGAGAcccttgaagctcttgagcTAGTCGATGAGATTGCCGCTCTTCCGGGCGTTGACTCTCTTCTCATTGGTACCAATGACTTGACTGCCGAGATGGGTATTCCCGGAGATTACGAGAACCCACGTGTTACTGAGGCTTATGAGCGTACTATTGCTGCGTGTAAGAAGCATGGAAAGTGGCTGGGTGTTGGTGGTCTTCATGCTcgtcttgatcttgttgagaagttcTGCAAGATGGGAGCTCGTTGGGTCATGGCTGCTACTGATGGTcccctccttcttggtgcTGCTACCAAGAGAGGTACCGAGATGGCGGCGTTGAATGCGTCGGTTGTCAAGTCACAACAGGCAAACGGTCACTCTGTGGAGACGAAGACTACCAATGGTGTTGTTACAAACGGTTCGACAAATGGTGCTGTCACGAATGGTAATGGCATCACAAATGGGGCCACCAATGGCGTCCCAGTTGCAGCATAA
- a CDS encoding general substrate transporter → MARPNMIKATRRAIKDSPKEIFNWYLLFCTCIWSFSGVAKGFDEGNIASLVIMEVFKERFGIDKQTDHQYANTKGWIVAIATAGAVFGCLGCVWLTQRLGRTRTFQFFTVVYMAGIFGQTFSNGNLGALYATRVISGIGIGATTVLPSVYIAEISPQPIRGLLTLQYTCCQQLGVVFGFFFNYGVTKYHAGTNLQWQLPTALQLIPALIWGVGTFFTPETPRFLLSQNKRTEALATLSRFRGLPEDHPYVQSEFQGIESQLNHEIEIVSGANTWDLIKETFTDLSNRRRFVLMFACHVFGQWSGANAITQYSPTIFGYLGIEGTEARFLATGCYAILKFVSVLIFSVFVIDFIGRRRSLMTGITMQIFTLAFVGAYLKVTNGWTPEKIEASSSAMAASRAAIAAIYIHAIAWSIGWFSIPYLVSAEVFPLRIRSINVSILMAVHWAMYFGCSRAMPSLLAATQRYGAFMFFLSICTISLVYVYFAMPETSGRSLESMDKLFERPWYTVHKIAYPTADDLKPAAREIIEPEMKDQESVVSKHVENRY, encoded by the exons ATGGCAAGACCGAATATGATCAAGGCCACGAGGCGGGCCATCAAAGATAGTCCCAAGGAGATCTTCAACTGGTATCTTCTCTTTTGTACCTGCATTTGGAGTTTCTCTGGTGTCGCCAAGGGTTTCGATGAAG GAAACATCGCCTCCCTCGTCATCATGGAGGTTTTCAAAGAGCGTTTCGGAATCGATAAACAGACCGATCATCAATATGCAAACACCAAAGGCTGGATCGTGGCTATCGCTACGGCTGGTGCAGTCTTTGGATGTTTGGGTTGTGTTTGGCTCACCCAGCGTCTGGGACGAACGCGTACCTTTCAGTTCTTCACTGTTGTCTACATGGCTGGTATCTTTGGTCAGACATTTAGCAATGGAAACCTTGGAGCCCTTTATGCCACTCGTGTCATTTCTGGTATTGGTATTGGCGCGACAACTGTCTTGCCTTCGGTCTACATCGCAGAG ATTTCGCCCCAGCCTATCCGCGGTCTCTTAACCCTCCAATACACCTGCTGTCAACAGCTCGGCGTCGTcttcggcttcttcttcaactacGGTGTCACTAAGTACCACGCCGGAACAAACCTCCAATGGCAGCTCCCTACCGCACTTCAGCTTATTCCCGCCCTCATCTGGGGCGTCGGCACATTCTTCACTCCGGAGACTCCCCGCTTCTTGCTCAGCCAGAACAAGAGAACAGAGGCGCTTGCTACTTTGTCTCGCTTCCGAGGGCTTCCAGAAGACCATCCTTATGTTCAATCTGAGTTTCAAGGTATTGAGAGCCAGCTGAACCATGAGATTGAAATTGTTTCTGGTGCCAATACTTGGGACTTGATCAAGGAGACCTTCACAGATCTCTCCAACCGACGACGCTTTGTTCTCATGTTTGCTTGCCACGTCTTTGGACAGTGGTCCGGTGCCAATGCCATCACTCAGTACAGCCCTACTATTTTTGGCTATCTTGGTATTGAGGGCACTGAAGCTCGCTTCCTGGCAACTGGGTGCTACGCCATCTTGAAGTTTGTTTCtgttctcatcttctccgtGTTTGTCATCGACTTCATCGGCCGACGTCGATCTCTCATGACTGGTATCACCATGCAGATCTTCACTCTGGCTTTTGTCGGTGCTTACCTCAAAGTCACCAATGGCTGGACTCCCGAGAAGATTGAGGCTAGCTCGTCCGCCATGGCAGCTAGTCGCGCAGCCATTGCGGCCATCTACATCCACGCCATCGCTTGGTCCATCGGCTGGTTCTCCATCCCTTACCTTGTCTCGGCCGAAGTCTTCCCTCTGAGAATTCGTTCTATCAACGTGTCCATCCTCATGGCTGTTCATTGGGCCATGTACTTTGGCTGCTCACGAGCTATGCCTTCTCTCTTGGCAGCGACCCAACGTTATGGCGCTTTCATGTTCTTCCTTAGCATTTGCACTATCTCTCTTGTTTATGTTTACTTTGCTATGCCTGAGACCTCTGGTCGATCGTTGGAGAGCATGGACAAGTTGTTTGAGAGACCCTGGTACACGGTGCATAAGATTGCCTACCCTACTGCTGATGATCTGAAGCCTGCAGCACGGGAGATTATTGAGCCTGAGATGAAGGATCAGGAGTCTGTGGTCTCGAAGCATGTCGAGAACAGATACTAA
- a CDS encoding G-protein alpha subunit-domain-containing protein: MNREKENDYTNTSGIDEDSLKCPNPITSQGAGSRRTRAESSCARCLQVEEGDFLPMPSYPDEAEARTRAIDRYLAAESQRRKRQLKIQTRLLELPLSNEECANVRVEARRFVASMCRECLLIVEECAGYPEWINVHPVLGRVKELVSREEPEDEETVESMVSLYCDEELRLALKQFGHNLENIERRFLNGRFPHILTCPCTGNGNLSKLLERIFAPEYVPTEHDWFHFDQRRLEPVAQEALIHRDSHTMRLLQITDRSTQRRKWIHILVDDAACILFISDLAIYDQSLLEDETINRLHEDILLFSSLVNSRWFTQTPFFVILSNVSAFRNKILQSPLSKWFPQFKGGSDGDAALKFIKDRFQELAKANQNVYIHVADIHSAEGVIAAIETMENTSLSKALKELGMPPVKCTN, from the exons ATGAACCGCGAAAAGGAAAATGATTACACAAATACATCCGGTATTGACGAGGACAGTCTCAAATGTCCAAATCCCATTACCAGTCAAGGAGCCGGAAGCCGACGTACTCGGGCCGAGAGCAGCTGCGCACGGTG CCTCCAAGTGGAGGAAGGGGACTTTCTACCAATGCCCAGCTATCCTGACGAGGCGGAGGCGCGGACCCGTGCCATTGACAGATACCTCGCTGCCGAGTCCCAGCGGAGGAAACGGCAATTAAAGATC CAAACCcgccttcttgagctcccGCTTTCCAATGAAGAATGCGCAAATGTTCGGGTCGAGGCGAGGCGCTTCGTCGCGTCGATGTGCCGGGAATGCTTGCtgattgttgaagaatgtGCGGGCTATCCAGAATGGATTAATGTCCATCCAGTCCTGGGGCGTGTCAAGGAGCTTGTGTCGCGCGAGGAaccagaagatgaagaaacgGTTGAAAGCATGGTGAGCTTGTATTGCGACGAGGAACTGCGGCTTGCGCTTAAGCAGTTTGGCCATaacctcgaaaacatcgaGCGACGATTCTTGAATGGCCGCTTTCCGCATATCCTTACTTGCCCCTGCACTGGAAATGGTAATCTGAGTAAGCTCTTGGAGCGAATCTTTGCGCCAGAGTACGTCCCTACAGAGCATGACTGGTTCCACTTTGACCAGCGCCGTTTGGAGCCAGTGGCCCAGGAGGCTCTCATCCATCGAGACAGCCACACGATGCGATTGTTACAAATCACGGATAGGTCAACACAGAGGCGAAAATGGATTCACATTTTGGTGGATGACGCAGCCTGtattctttttatctctgACCTGGCCATCTATGACCAGAGTCTGCTGGAAGATGAGACCATAAACAGGCTCCACGAGGATATCCTGCTCTTTAGCTCGTTGGTCAACTCAAGATGGTTCACCCAGACGCCATTCTTCGTCATTTTGTCAAATGTCTCGGCCTTTAGAAACAAGATTCTGCAGTCGCCGCTGTCGAAATGGTTTCCCCAATTTAAGGGAGGCAGTGACGGAGATGCAGCGCTCAAGTTCATTAAAGACCGGTTCCAGGAACTTGCGAAAGCTAACCAAAATGTGTATATACACGTTGCAGATATTCATAGCGCAGAGGGCGTGATAGCTGCCATTGAGACTATGGAAAATACGTCACTTAGTAAAGCTTTAAAGGAGCTTGGTATGCCTCCTGTTAAGTGTACAAACTAG
- a CDS encoding and other transporter-domain-containing protein, whose product MLIFGMSVNCVPWVYVPEILPFKSRTRGTAIGISSNWLWNFTAVMITPVIINRLQWKAYLIFMVTNLLFVPAFYFFYPETSNFKLEDVDLISSQGGNPVSVARQMTKDMRRNNISVNSNGTISVDTEKSQTMIVESA is encoded by the coding sequence ATGTTGATCTTCGGCATGAGCGTCAACTGCGTTCCTTGGGTTTATGTTCCCGAGATCCTCCCCTTTAAATCCCGCACTAGAGGAACAGCGATAGGAATCAGCTCCAACTGGCTGTGGAATTTCACTGCCGTCATGATCACGCCAGTTATCATCAATCGCCTGCAGTGGAAAGCGTATCTCATTTTCATGGTTACGAACTTACTCTTCGTGCCCGCATTCTATTTCTTCTACCCAGAGACGAGTAACTTCAAGCTGGAGGACGTCGATCTTATCTCCTCTCAAGGCGGAAACCCTGTATCTGTTGCGCGGCAGATGACCAAGGACATGAGGAGGAATAACATCAGCGTCAACAGCAACGGGACAATCTCAGTTGATACAGAGAAATCGCAGACCATGATTGTGGAAAGCGCTTAG
- a CDS encoding fungal-specific transcription factor domain-containing protein gives MIDELERKEQELYNRLQELESVTVADPSTVDTSSPDGRHTVRSIAASSPATREGASLSFIAHLFSDANWRKSHATLLRTLADAPGTDEVSIAPCSLPSAVETQMLFDKYLSWAHIQNPFLLRRSVWALHQRLFNGQGTSTKATSHDLFRAFMICAIGAVLPYRNKLHHRHPEAYYNAALQHLGAEFLTRGLDSVQDLLLICRFGIYHPIGTSIWDVVRLCGRLCIELGLHNGTDIRGDLLQTQLRRRIFWQFYLIDRYSSTTLDRPFLIDDADIETKFPVEVSDEELEAASQDVQSLDSLNFTREPNVQNEMTVFFISVRLRQISSHIQTEFSKLRRKISNTRSKHLLAGHVHVVMTKLLRELKDWRSRNPIIQEPSCLYETQEWYDLLIARERLSVLRRAIDLVPKVNGSPPKEILTVFLRSALETIERYHIICQKREMMTHTRSYFHMLFTAGLSVMYCISVSKKITQEDMRASYQGLLRCQELLNSVARQLPDAKSYVSVFEALHRDVSQRLWPNVRDMSVGLPVDPALGFPNDISNFNGRSFSPDLGTSSLPNTLGNMPDFSTNRQFFDQSLQTRTGLLDPVSQFAVPGQDGNEMSEEYQDGSSVNWALLNYDSLWNMESALGQYVYGDPTNPSVWDGFEF, from the exons ATGATCGACGAGCTTGAGCgaaaagagcaagaattGTACAACAggcttcaagaacttgagTCGGTCACAGTCGCCGACCCAAGCACCGTGGATACCTCAAGTCCAGATGGCAGGCATACTGTGAGATCCATAGCAGCGTCATCACCCGCTACACGCGAAGGAGCCAGCTTGAG CTTCATCGCACACCTATTCTCAGACGCAAATTGGAGAAAGTCGCATGCCACGTTGCTGAGAACACTGGCAGATGCGCCCGGTACCGATGAAGTCTCGATAGCCCCATGCTCTTTGCCATCCGCAGTAGAGACACAGATGTTGTTCGACAAATA CTTGAGTTGGGCGCACATACAAAACCCATTTCTCCTCCGTAGAAGTGTCTGGGCACTGCATCAACGCCTCTTCAATGGTCAGGGCACTTCCACGAAAGCAACCAGCCATGACCTGTTCAGAGCTTTCATGATTTGTGCCATTGGGGCAGTTCTGCCTTACCGCAACAAGCTacaccatcgccatccaGAAGCATACTATAATGCAGCTCTACAACACCTGGGTGCCGAATTTCTGACTCGGGGCCTAGATTCTGTTCAAGACTTATTGCTGATATGTAGATTTGGCATCTACCATCCCATTG GCACTTCCATTTGGGACGTTGTTCGACTTTGCGGACGCCTCTGTATTGAACTTGGGCTCCATAATGGTACCGATATCCGAGGCGATCTACTACAAACACAGCTCAGAAGGAGAATATTCTGGCAATTCTATTTGATCGATCGGTACAGCTCAACAACTCTGGATCGTCCATTTTTGATCGACGACGCGGATATCGAGACAAAGTTTCCAGTTGAAGTCAGCGACGAGGAACTTGAAGCCGCCAGTCAGGATGTTCAAAGCCTCGATTCCTTGAACTTTACTCGCGAGCCTAATGTGCAGAATGAAATGACCGTCTTCTTTATCTCTGTGCGGCTGAGACAGATATCGTCACATATACAGACCGAGTTCTCCAAGCTGAGGCGGAAGATCTCCAATACCAGGTCGAAGCACTTACTCGCGGGTCACGTCCATGTTGTCATGACGAAACTGTTAAGGGAATTGAAAGACTGGAGAAGCAGAAATCCCATCATACAAGAGCCGAGTTGCCTCTACGAAACACAAGAGTGGTATGACTTGCTAATTGCCCGCGAGAGATTATCTGTCCTCCGTCGCGCAATTGATCTAGTCCCAAAGGTCAATGGATCTCCACCAAAAGAGATCTTGACAGTCTTTCTCCGATCTGCGCTGGAGACTATTGAGAGATATCACATCATATGTCAGAAACGAGAGATGATGACACATACACGAAGCTACTTCCATATGCTCTTCACGGCTGGGTTGTCGGTCATGTACTGCATATCTGTATCCAAGAAGATTACTCAGGAAGACATGCGCGCATCTTATCAAGGTCTGCTCCGTTGCCAAGAGCTATTGAATAGTGTCGCACGACAACTCCCGGATGCTAAAAGCTATGTCTCCGTCTTTGAAGCTCTGCACCGAGATGTATCACAAAGGCTATGGCCCAACGTGCGAGATATGTCTGTAGGTCTCCCGGTTGATCCAGCTTTGGGTTTCCCGAACGATATCAGCAACTTTAATGGACGAAGTTTCTCTCCGGACCTCGGCACAAGTTCTTTACCCAATACCTTGGGAAACATGCCGGACTTTTCCACAAATCGCCAGTTCTTTGACCAGAGTTTGCAGACGAGGACGGGTCTGCTGGACCCTGTGAGCCAGTTTGCTGTTCCAGGGCAAGATGGGAATGAAATGTCTGAGGAATATCAAGATGGATCGTCGGTCAATTGGGCGCTGCTCAACTACGATTCGTTATGGAATATGGAGTCTGCGCTCGGTCAATATGTTTATGGAGATCCTACGAATCCCAGTGTATGGGACGGTTTTGAGTTTTAA
- a CDS encoding glycoside hydrolase superfamily, giving the protein MTTGILKTDCDRIVDANGDAVLLRGTALGGWMLMENFMNGFPGREHQIRAALLKVLGQEKHDFFFDKFLEYFFGEKDAEFLASLNFNCLRLCLNYRHFEDDMNPFVIKEEGFKHVDRVINLCAKYGIYTILDLHALPGGQNQDWHCDNPTGYAAFWDHKHFQDRAINLWEHIARRYKGNPWVAGYNPMNEPADSEWSRLLAFYDRIVPAIRNVDPDHILFLEGNTFSMDFTGFDRVWDNSVYAIHDYCGFGFPNRIGRFQGTKEQEGYIRRMYDRKVEFMKKHNVPIWNGEFGPIYERKEYNPDWEVQNQERYNMLDRQMAIYTSESIAWSIWAYKDVNVMGMTHVSPDSAWLKLLGPIIKKKRDLAVDSWAYDDAHLQDGLFGPLHQWFEDNVPAQYSKKYPWQWRMHMHVFRGIRGITMAEYMIPEWADYFKGKSFEELDELAASWKYENCMQRGQLNELLKTYAPMKAGDRRLEGKVIESEGTASDVASKEASVSGVGIFELSPEEKLKAELKKQQHPQAQPVPVAA; this is encoded by the exons ATGACTACCGGAATACTAAAGACAGACTGTGATCGCATTGTCGACGCAAACGGCGATGCAGTACTCTTGCGCGGT ACTGCCCTCGGCGGCTGGATGCTTATGGAGAACTTCATGAATGGCTTCCCTGGACGAGAACACCAGATTCGAGCAGCGCTCCTCAAGGTGCTTGGCCAAGAGAAGcacgacttcttcttcgacaagtTCCTCGAATATTTCTTCGGTGAAAAGGATGCTGAATTCCTTGCTTCATTGAACTTCAACTGCCTGCGATTATGTCTCAATTACAGACACTTTGAAGATGACATGAACCCATTTGTTATCAAGGAAGAGGGTTTCAAGCATGTTGACCGAGTCATCAATCTC TGCGCCAAATATGGTATCTACACTATCCTCGACCTTCACGCCCTACCTGGTGGACAAAACCAGGATTGGCACTGCGACAACCCGACCGGATACGCCGCCTTTTGGGACCACAAACACTTCCAAGACCGAGCGATCAACCTGTGGGAACATATTGCCCGAAGATATAAGGGAAATCCATGGGTTGCTGGTTACAATCCCATGAACGAGCCTGCTGATTCTGAGTGGAGTCGCCTGTTGGCATTCTACGACCGTATCGTGCCGGCAATCAGGAATGTCGATCCTGACCATATCCTATTCTTGGAAGGCAACAC ATTCAGCATGGACTTCACAGGCTTCGACAGAGTATGGGACAACTCGGTATACGCCATCCATGACTACTGTGGTTTTGGGTTCCCGAACAGAATCGGTAGATTCCAAGGTACAAAAGAACAGGAGGGCTACATTCGTAGAATGTACGATCGCAAGGTGGAGTTCATGAAGAAGCACAACGTGCCAATCTGGAATG GTGAATTCGGTCCCATCTACGAACGAAAGGAGTACAACCCAGACTGGGAAGTCCAGAACCAAGAGCGATACAACATGCTGGATCGACAGATGGCTATTTACACTTCTGAGAGCATTG CATGGTCGATCTGGGCATACAAAGACGTCAACGTCATGGGCATGACCCATGTCTCCCCAGACTCCGCTTGGCTCAAGCTTCTCGGAcccatcatcaagaagaaacGTGATCTCGCTGTCGACTCATGGGCTTACGATGATGCACATCTCCAAGACGGCCTCTTCGGTCCACTACACCAGTGGTTTGAAGATAACGTCCCTGCTCAATACTCCAAGAAGTACCCCTGGCAATGGCGCATGCACATGCATGTCTTCCGAGGCATTCGAGGAATTACCATGGCCGAGTATATGATCCCTGAATGGGCAGACTACTTCAAGGGCAAGAGCTTTGAGGAACTGGACGAACTCGCTGCAAGCTGGAAGTATGAGAATTGCATGCAGAGAGGACAGTTGAATGAACTTCTGAAGACATATGCGCCGATGAAGGCCGGTGACAGGAGACTGGAAGGAAAAGTCATTGAATCAGAAGGTACTGCAAGTGATGTGGCCTCTAAGGAGGCATCTGTCTCAGGTGTTGGCATCTTTGAGCTGTCGCCGGAGGAGAAGCTGAAAGCTGAGCTGaagaaacaacaacaccCGCAAGCCCAACCTGTACCTGTCGCAGCATAG
- a CDS encoding general substrate transporter, with product MNFLRNRLPAPKQDLLAKQARQQGTTDAAYKPSRISELSNESPSWYKSAARRHLYFLLFPACVVSYATSGYDGSMMNSLQTVSYWDDFFDNPRGSQLGLMSAIMSLGSICSTPIAPFVADKYGRRWGITTGSIIMIAGAILQCESTNFAMFVISRFILGFGLSFATTASPSMVSELSHPKDRVTITAICNTCWFLGSIAAAWITYGTRVIPSTWSWRIPSLLQMAPSLIQLSTVWFLPESPRWLISNDRSEEALEALTRYHGEGVKTELVELEYEEIRAAIEQEKLSGQTTWKSMVSTKGNRYRMFLVICMGLMSQWSGNGLISYYLSRVMDTVGITNKKTQALVNGLINIWNWALALTSACFVDRVGRRPLFRISTVGMLLVFTGWTIASERFAATEAKSAGVAVMALIFVYEIFYCMAFSPLPVAYSVEVLPYSIRAKGMGVYVLATKCAVFVNQYVNPVGLDSIGWRYYLVYVAVLIVESFIAYGWFLETKGKALEEIAVIFDGEAADVTVDEPVKSKVFSTDVPTTLEQENVDRKV from the exons ATGAACTTTCTTCGAAATCGTCTTCCGGCCCCAAAGCAGGACTTGCTCGCAAAGCAAGCCCGCCAGCAGGGTACCACCGATGCAGCCTACAAGCCTTCGCGCATATCTGAGCTCTCAAACGAGTCTCCAAGCTGGTACAAGTCAGCTGCGCGGAGACATCTTTATTTCCTGCTCTTCCCAGCATGTGTTGTGTCATATGCAACCTCTGGATATGATGGAAGTATGATGAACTCTCTGCAGACTGTCTCCTACTGGGATGACTTCTTTGACAACCCACGCGGATCTCAGCTTGGACTCATGAGCGCTATCATGTCGCTTGGCAGCATCTGTTCCACGCCCATTGCGCCTTTTGTTGCTGATAAATATGGCAGACGGTGGGGTATCACTACAGgaagcatcatcatgattgcTGGTGCTATTCTTCAGTGCGAGAGTACCAACTTTGCCATGTTTGTTATCAGCCGTTTCATTCTGGGTTTTGGGCTGTCTTTTGCTACGACTGCGTCTCCTAGCATGGTTAGTGAGCTGTCTCACCCCAAGGATCGAGTCACCATTACAGCTATCTGCAACACTTG TTGGTTCCTGGGCTCTATTGCAGCTGCTTGGATCACCTATGGCACTAGAGTAATCCCCAGCACATGGTCATGGAGAATCCCTTCCCTGCTGCAGATGGCACCCAGTCTCATCCAGCTATCGACTGTCTGGTTCCTCCCCGAATCCCCACGATGGCTCATATCAAACGATCGCAGTGAAGAAGCCCTCGAAGCTCTTACGAGGTACCATGGAGAAGGTGTCAAGACGGAACTAGTAGAGCTGGAATACGAAGAGATTCGAGCCGCAATTGAGCAAGAGAAGT TATCTGGTCAAACTACTTGGAAGTCTATGGTCAGCACCAAGGGTAACCGCTACAGGATGttcctcgtcatctgcaTGGGTCTAATGTCTCAATGGTCTGGAAATGGATTGATCTCTTACT ATCTCTCTCGAGTCATGGACACTGTCGGCATCACGAACAAGAAGACACAAGCCCTAGTCAACGGTCTTATCAACATTTGGAACTGGGCCCTCGCTCTCACCAGCGCCTGCTTCGTCGATCGCGTTGGTCGCCGTCCTCTCTTCCGAATCTCTACAGTTGGCATGTTGCTTGTCTTTACAGGATGGACCATCGCATCGGAACGCTTTGCCGCCACGGAGGCCAAGTCTGCCGGTGTTGCGGTGATGGCTCTAATCTTCGTCTATGAGATCTTCTACTGCATGGCTTTCTCGCCTCTCCCAGTGGCATACTCAGTTGAGGTTCTCCCGTACTCAATCCGGGCGAAGGGAATGGGTGTATATGTTCTTGCGACGAAATGTGCTGTTTTCGTCAACCAGTATGTCAACCCTGTTGGGTTAGACAGCATTGGGTGGCGTTACTACCTCGTCTACGTTGCTGTCCTCATTGTCGAGAGTTTCATTGCATACGGTTGGTTCCTCGAAACTAAGGGTAAAGctttggaggagattgcTGTCATCTTTGACGGAGAGGCTGCAGACGTAACTGTGGACGAGCCTGTCAAGTCCAAGGTCTTCAGCACTGACGTACCAACGACTCTTGAGCAGGAGAATGTCGACCGCAAGGTCTAG
- a CDS encoding D-isomer specific 2-hydroxyacid dehydrogenase — MAPSAVTDTPPETLPSGKPTVYVMDAFHPQVMAYCQENFNAITPDNPKHSQWRQEARYLLMRSSRLTAEDIKACPNLIAIGKQGVGIDKIDANACAARGIKIFNTPGVNARAVAELVLTLATASARQVGSIVAKQSAGILVPKEKCSGLILHRKTIGILGMGNIGKCVASIFRGAFEADVIAYDPFLPADAWADIPHQRASSVEEVLESSDVITVHMPLTPQTRDLISYSEMKRMKRTAIVINTARGGIVNEDDLKRALSEGLIWGAGLDCHEEEPPSYERYHSLWEVGAVSTPHVGAATAETQMQTGMAAARYLLEFALNNP; from the coding sequence ATGGCACCAAGCGCTGTAACAGACACTCCACCAGAGACTCTTCCCTCTGGGAAGCCAACAGTCTATGTCATGGACGCATTCCACCCTCAAGTCATGGCATACTGCCAAGAGAACTTCAACGCTATTACTCCCGATAACCCCAAGCACAGCCAATGGAGGCAAGAAGCACGCTACCTCCTCATGAGATCCTCTCGCTTAACTGCAGAGGACATCAAAGCCTGCCCTAACTTGATCGCCATCGGCAAGCAGGGTGTTGGTATTGATAAGATTGATGCTAATGCCTGCGCTGCACGTGGgatcaagatcttcaacactCCTGGTGTTAATGCAAGAGCAGTCGCTGAGCTTGTACTGACTCTCGCTACTGCATCTGCTCGTCAGGTTGGCTCTATTGTTGCCAAGCAGTCTGCGGGTATTCTTGTACCCAAGGAGAAATGCTCTGGTTTGATTCTACATCGCAAGACAATTGGCATCCTTGGCATGGGCAATATTGGCAAATGCGTCGCAAGTATCTTCAGAGGCGCTTTTGAGGCAGATGTTATTGCTTATGATCCCTTCCTCCCCGCCGATGCATGGGCCGACATTCCTCATCAGCGAGCCAGCTCTGTTGAAGAGGTTTTGGAGTCTTCAGACGTCATCACCGTTCACATGCCTCTTACCCCACAAACAAGAGACCTCATTAGCTATtctgagatgaagaggatgaagcgaacagccatcgtcatcaacaccGCACGCGGAGGTATCGTCAACGAGGATGATCTCAAGCGCGCATTGTCTGAAGGACTCATCTGGGGTGCTGGTCTTGACTGTCACGAGGAGGAACCCCCTAGTTATGAGAGGTATCACTCACTTTGGGAGGTTGGAGCTGTTAGTACGCCTCATGTTGGAGCTGCGACGGCGGAGACTCAGATGCAGACAGGAATGGCGGCAGCGAGGTATTTGTTGGAGTTTGCTCTCAACAATCCATAG